A genomic segment from Roseibium algicola encodes:
- a CDS encoding ABC transporter permease yields the protein MSDISTKAASRPGSSKEKSMKPFSLSGVGGFLAKQGILIAFAVFMIGFTIANQRFLDPDNIMGVVRSSAILGVMALGVTFVVISGNLDLSVGSMMSFATIVVLDLHDKLGPLLAIPSMYAMVLCLGAFIGFLVGYLKLNSLIVTLGMLSAIHGLTLTYSGGKNMDIADKEGTWFSVFGQSTVLGIPVPILLFALVASVLGIVLAKTPFGRKVYAVGGNGTAATFSGIRRARVVFTCYLMSAFCVGTAGLIQASRSLGSQNTVGQGLELEVLAAVILGGASLMGGSGTIFKTVIGVLILGFIQNGLLLVGLQFYVQYVVTWIIIILAVWLDIAAKRGKLWSPIA from the coding sequence TTGTCCGACATATCAACCAAGGCTGCCAGCCGTCCCGGCAGTTCCAAGGAAAAATCCATGAAGCCCTTCAGTCTGTCGGGCGTTGGGGGATTTCTGGCGAAACAGGGCATTCTGATCGCCTTCGCCGTCTTCATGATCGGCTTCACGATCGCCAACCAGCGCTTTCTCGACCCAGACAACATCATGGGCGTTGTCCGCTCCTCTGCAATCCTGGGCGTGATGGCCCTCGGCGTCACCTTTGTCGTCATCAGCGGCAATCTCGACCTGTCCGTCGGTTCGATGATGTCGTTTGCCACCATCGTCGTCCTTGATCTGCACGACAAGCTGGGGCCTTTGCTCGCCATTCCGTCCATGTACGCCATGGTACTGTGCCTGGGCGCCTTCATTGGCTTCCTCGTCGGATATCTGAAGCTGAATTCCCTGATCGTGACCCTTGGCATGTTGTCGGCGATCCACGGACTGACCCTCACCTATTCCGGCGGCAAGAACATGGATATTGCCGACAAGGAAGGCACCTGGTTCAGCGTCTTCGGCCAGTCGACCGTCCTCGGCATTCCGGTACCGATCCTACTGTTTGCCCTTGTCGCCTCTGTTCTGGGGATCGTCCTTGCCAAGACACCGTTCGGTCGCAAGGTCTACGCGGTTGGAGGCAACGGCACCGCGGCAACCTTCTCGGGCATTCGCAGAGCCCGTGTCGTCTTCACCTGCTACCTCATGTCCGCTTTCTGCGTCGGTACTGCCGGTCTCATCCAGGCCAGCCGGTCACTGGGAAGCCAGAACACGGTTGGTCAGGGGCTTGAGCTTGAAGTTCTGGCTGCAGTCATCCTCGGCGGAGCATCGCTGATGGGCGGCTCCGGCACGATCTTCAAGACCGTTATCGGTGTCCTGATCCTCGGCTTCATCCAGAACGGCCTCTTGCTCGTCGGACTGCAGTTCTATGTCCAGTATGTGGTGACCTGGATCATCATCATTCTTGCCGTGTGGCTGGATATTGCCGCCAAACGCGGCAAGCTCTGGTCGCCGATCGCGTGA
- a CDS encoding ABC transporter permease, giving the protein MEPGTLSTFLKRGAIWGFILVELVFFSVAGEFLSLSDKAFMDVDNMLLLFKQSAPIGIIAIGMTIIMINGNIDLSVGATFALSAVVLLDSMTWPVFAGLGDGVIPIAWGLALLTGIVLGALNGLIVWKTGVDAFIVTLGSMLGYRGLVFMYNGEQPTSHLNWTLVDFAEAHFLGLHTATWFLIVVTAVIWFVMNRTIHGRNAYAIGDNRSAAINAGIRVGPHMMINFMIIGFLASLSAVVFYSESGSVNPNDGELYELWVITAVVLGGTKLTGGAGSVLSTLGGVLAIQLLRKGLGHIGADTETVNLVIGLILIAVLFLDRQLNLKGKQELRI; this is encoded by the coding sequence ATGGAACCGGGAACCTTGAGCACTTTTCTGAAACGCGGCGCGATCTGGGGCTTCATTCTCGTCGAGCTGGTCTTCTTCTCGGTCGCGGGCGAATTCCTGTCGCTCAGTGACAAGGCCTTCATGGACGTGGACAACATGCTGCTTTTGTTCAAGCAGTCAGCCCCCATCGGGATCATCGCCATCGGCATGACGATCATCATGATCAATGGCAATATCGACCTCAGCGTCGGAGCGACCTTTGCCCTGAGCGCCGTCGTCCTGCTCGACAGCATGACCTGGCCGGTTTTCGCCGGCCTCGGCGACGGCGTCATTCCCATTGCCTGGGGACTGGCATTGCTGACAGGGATCGTTCTGGGCGCTCTGAACGGGTTGATCGTCTGGAAGACCGGTGTCGATGCCTTCATCGTCACGCTCGGTTCCATGCTCGGCTATCGCGGGCTTGTGTTCATGTACAATGGCGAACAGCCCACATCTCATCTCAACTGGACGCTGGTTGATTTCGCCGAAGCCCATTTCCTGGGACTGCACACCGCCACCTGGTTCCTGATCGTCGTGACCGCCGTGATCTGGTTCGTGATGAACCGCACGATCCACGGGCGCAACGCCTATGCCATCGGCGACAACCGGTCTGCGGCCATCAATGCGGGTATCCGCGTCGGGCCGCACATGATGATCAACTTCATGATCATCGGCTTTCTCGCGTCCCTGTCTGCCGTGGTGTTCTATTCGGAATCCGGCTCGGTCAATCCCAACGACGGCGAACTCTATGAGCTGTGGGTCATCACCGCCGTGGTTCTGGGCGGCACCAAGCTTACCGGAGGTGCGGGATCCGTGCTTTCGACGCTCGGCGGCGTTCTGGCCATCCAGCTTCTGCGAAAAGGACTTGGACACATCGGCGCCGACACGGAAACAGTCAATCTGGTAATCGGCCTGATCCTGATTGCCGTCCTGTTCCTCGACCGCCAATTGAATCTGAAAGGCAAACAGGAGCTGAGAATATGA
- a CDS encoding sugar ABC transporter ATP-binding protein — MTGTTPALRLEGIVKTFPGVRALDGVSFSVLPGEVHALMGENGAGKSTLMKVLGGIYQPDEGKIIVSEQPVVMTSPLQAKSKGIVFIHQELSLAEELTVAENIYLGELPRKSFGRVDWQKLHEQTNRILEMLKVGFDARTRVGDLSIANQQMVEIARALTVEAKAVIFDEPTASLTDAEKVVLFDVIDNLKAEGVGIIYISHRMEEIFRITDRISVLRDGQYRGTLNTAETSEDEITQLMIGRKLDLSRNAVHHELGDVALEVRGLSCGSLFRDISFEVRKGEVVGFYGLVGAGRTEIAETLFGLREPSSGAIFLNGQETAIHSPADAIAKGISLVPEDRKTQGLVLGMNCRDNMTLPQVDDLKAGPFVAEGAEIAIFDQYRDRLDIRTPGWKQLAGNLSGGNQQKIVIGKWLSMHPSVLIVDEPTRGIDVGSKSEIHNLIRDLASQGYAVIVISSEMPEVLHVSDRIVAMYSGEIIRTFTSEEVTEDNLIQAISGIRPDKAA, encoded by the coding sequence ATGACCGGCACCACCCCCGCCTTGCGCCTGGAAGGCATCGTCAAGACCTTCCCCGGCGTGCGCGCGCTCGACGGTGTGTCCTTTTCCGTCCTGCCCGGCGAAGTGCATGCTCTGATGGGCGAAAACGGCGCCGGAAAGTCGACCCTCATGAAAGTGCTTGGCGGCATCTATCAGCCTGATGAAGGCAAGATTATCGTCAGCGAGCAACCGGTTGTCATGACGTCGCCGCTTCAGGCGAAAAGCAAGGGCATCGTCTTCATCCATCAGGAACTGAGCCTCGCCGAGGAACTGACAGTTGCCGAAAACATCTATCTCGGCGAACTGCCGCGAAAGAGCTTCGGCCGGGTCGACTGGCAAAAGCTGCATGAGCAGACCAACCGCATTCTGGAGATGCTCAAAGTCGGCTTCGACGCCCGCACGCGTGTCGGCGATCTCTCCATCGCCAACCAGCAGATGGTGGAAATCGCGCGTGCCCTGACAGTGGAAGCCAAGGCGGTCATCTTTGATGAGCCGACCGCCTCGCTGACCGATGCGGAAAAGGTGGTTCTGTTCGATGTCATCGACAACCTGAAAGCCGAAGGCGTCGGCATCATCTACATCTCGCACCGGATGGAAGAGATCTTCAGGATCACCGACCGCATCAGCGTGCTGCGGGACGGACAGTATCGCGGCACGCTGAACACCGCTGAAACCAGCGAGGACGAGATTACGCAGCTCATGATCGGCCGCAAGCTCGACCTGTCACGCAACGCCGTCCATCACGAACTGGGTGATGTGGCACTGGAGGTACGAGGGCTCTCCTGTGGTTCGCTTTTCCGTGACATCAGCTTCGAAGTGCGCAAGGGAGAGGTTGTCGGCTTTTATGGCCTGGTCGGGGCCGGCCGCACGGAAATCGCCGAAACGCTGTTCGGTCTCAGAGAACCCAGCAGTGGCGCTATTTTCCTGAACGGGCAAGAAACTGCCATTCACTCGCCGGCCGATGCCATCGCCAAGGGTATCTCGCTGGTGCCTGAGGACCGCAAGACGCAGGGCCTCGTTCTGGGCATGAACTGCCGGGACAACATGACCCTGCCTCAAGTAGACGACTTGAAAGCCGGCCCATTCGTCGCCGAAGGCGCGGAGATCGCGATTTTCGACCAGTACCGGGACCGGCTCGACATTCGCACGCCCGGCTGGAAGCAGCTTGCCGGCAACCTTTCCGGCGGTAACCAGCAGAAGATCGTGATCGGCAAGTGGCTTTCGATGCACCCGAGCGTTCTGATCGTCGATGAACCGACACGCGGCATCGATGTCGGCAGCAAGTCCGAGATCCACAACCTCATCCGCGACCTGGCAAGCCAGGGCTATGCGGTCATCGTCATCAGTTCGGAAATGCCGGAGGTCCTGCATGTAAGTGACCGGATCGTCGCCATGTACAGCGGCGAGATCATCCGGACTTTCACCTCCGAGGAAGTTACCGAAGACAATCTCATCCAGGCCATTTCCGGCATTCGGCCGGACAAGGCCGCCTGA
- a CDS encoding NAD(P)-dependent oxidoreductase: MRVGFAGLGRMGVRMAANLAAAGLDVSVWNRTAGTAQAFAAAHNAFSAANPKDLAERSDVVITMLADDTAAETVYHGPDGLLEASGGSRVLAEMGTISVPMAERLALSAREKGRRFVDAPVSGATQAAADAKLLIMAGAEATDVPDLARLFEVLGRKTVWLGKSGAGAAMKLGVNMLIHGLNQTLSEALTLTSAAGISKEQAYEVVENSAAAAPVLAYRKGLYLDETAHDVSFTVALARKDVGLALELASTCGVIMPQAELNHAVLKAAGSAGYDDRDMASILSFVNKGLK, translated from the coding sequence ATGCGGGTCGGATTTGCGGGGCTTGGCCGGATGGGCGTGCGCATGGCTGCCAATCTGGCCGCCGCCGGTCTGGATGTGAGCGTCTGGAACCGGACAGCAGGAACTGCACAGGCCTTCGCCGCCGCCCACAACGCCTTTTCGGCAGCCAACCCAAAAGACCTGGCGGAACGGTCGGATGTGGTGATCACCATGCTCGCCGACGACACCGCCGCGGAGACAGTCTATCACGGGCCGGATGGCCTGCTTGAGGCGTCAGGGGGCAGTCGGGTTCTGGCCGAAATGGGTACCATTTCCGTACCGATGGCAGAACGTCTGGCGCTATCGGCACGGGAGAAAGGCCGACGCTTCGTCGATGCGCCGGTTTCCGGTGCCACACAAGCGGCGGCGGATGCCAAGCTGCTTATCATGGCAGGAGCAGAAGCAACTGATGTGCCTGACCTGGCCCGCCTCTTCGAGGTTCTTGGCCGGAAAACCGTCTGGCTTGGCAAATCCGGCGCAGGCGCTGCCATGAAACTCGGCGTCAACATGCTCATTCATGGCCTCAACCAGACATTGTCAGAAGCCCTTACGCTGACCTCAGCAGCCGGCATCTCAAAAGAACAAGCCTATGAGGTCGTTGAGAATTCGGCGGCAGCCGCTCCGGTTCTCGCCTATCGCAAGGGGCTTTATCTGGATGAGACTGCGCATGACGTCAGCTTCACGGTCGCACTTGCCCGCAAGGATGTCGGGCTGGCGCTGGAGCTTGCATCCACTTGCGGTGTGATCATGCCGCAGGCGGAACTCAATCATGCGGTTCTGAAGGCCGCCGGATCAGCCGGATATGACGACCGCGACATGGCTTCCATTCTTTCTTTCGTGAACAAGGGTCTGAAATGA
- a CDS encoding ThuA domain-containing protein — MKAVLFVGGWEGHTPTHFSDWYEALLRDNGFSVTVYDTMEPLERPEDLADVDLITPIWSSARSGHQQEFGNMTKPQEDGMLKLVANGCGIAGWHGHMGDAFRDRPTYHFLIGGQFVAHPPGWPDNLQPREDYIDYDVTICKPDDPIVKGIRSFRLRSEQYYMLVDPSNDVLATTTFSGDHLWWIEGTVIPVVWKRRWDKGRVFYCSIGHELDDLKVPQVTEIIRRGALWAAEGKSA, encoded by the coding sequence ATGAAGGCAGTTCTGTTTGTCGGTGGCTGGGAAGGCCACACACCAACCCATTTCAGCGACTGGTATGAGGCCTTGCTTCGCGACAATGGTTTCAGCGTTACCGTCTACGATACGATGGAACCGCTGGAACGCCCGGAAGACCTTGCCGATGTCGACCTGATCACGCCTATCTGGTCCTCGGCCCGGTCGGGTCACCAGCAGGAATTCGGCAACATGACCAAACCGCAGGAGGACGGGATGCTGAAGCTCGTCGCCAACGGCTGCGGCATTGCCGGGTGGCACGGACATATGGGAGATGCCTTCCGCGACCGGCCGACCTACCACTTCCTGATTGGAGGCCAATTTGTTGCCCATCCTCCCGGTTGGCCGGACAACCTGCAGCCCAGGGAGGACTACATCGACTACGACGTGACGATCTGCAAACCGGACGATCCGATCGTGAAGGGCATCAGGAGTTTCCGCCTCAGGTCCGAGCAATACTACATGCTGGTCGATCCCTCCAACGACGTGCTGGCCACCACGACCTTCTCAGGCGATCATTTGTGGTGGATCGAGGGCACCGTCATTCCCGTTGTCTGGAAACGGCGCTGGGACAAGGGCCGAGTGTTCTACTGCTCCATCGGACACGAACTGGATGACCTGAAGGTTCCCCAGGTGACGGAGATCATCCGTCGCGGTGCACTCTGGGCAGCAGAAGGCAAATCCGCTTAG
- a CDS encoding sulfotransferase family 2 domain-containing protein, whose protein sequence is MKFDRKIFFCHIPKTAGTSLRLSLEQAVGDAAVVPSQALISHHGGRYPPLHEALQELQEKPDYRLFRGHYGFWVRNYLPRNTLTIVVLRDPVERVLSHIRHFLADGKTTEAEALESLDQGRLPIPDNALCRYLGGAAIEAAGQELSARFLDSKSIPIVDHNDLFKRAISTGRSVDIMGFTDKMPDLYEKISQETGLPLTMRQDNPSRYPALSLSDRQLDTVRRHNQLDLQLYEAMRAERTSNKLTRLLKRTGLYRT, encoded by the coding sequence TTGAAGTTTGATAGAAAGATCTTCTTCTGCCATATCCCGAAAACAGCCGGCACCTCATTGCGCCTGTCGCTGGAACAGGCTGTCGGAGACGCAGCCGTTGTTCCCTCTCAGGCGCTGATTTCCCATCATGGTGGCCGCTATCCGCCGCTTCACGAAGCCCTGCAGGAGCTTCAGGAGAAGCCGGACTATCGCCTGTTTCGGGGACACTACGGCTTTTGGGTCCGAAATTATCTTCCGAGGAATACACTGACGATCGTAGTTCTGCGTGATCCGGTAGAGCGTGTCCTTTCCCACATTCGCCATTTTCTCGCAGACGGAAAAACGACAGAGGCAGAAGCGCTTGAAAGTCTGGATCAGGGAAGATTGCCAATTCCTGACAATGCTTTGTGCCGATATCTGGGTGGTGCGGCCATAGAAGCAGCAGGACAAGAGCTGTCCGCCCGATTTCTTGATTCCAAATCAATACCGATTGTCGATCATAACGATCTTTTCAAACGGGCTATTTCAACCGGTCGCTCGGTGGATATCATGGGATTTACCGATAAAATGCCGGATCTCTACGAAAAGATCTCGCAAGAAACCGGCCTGCCCCTGACAATGCGGCAGGACAATCCGAGCCGCTATCCTGCGCTTTCGCTTTCAGACCGTCAGCTCGACACCGTCAGGAGACACAATCAACTCGATCTGCAGCTCTATGAGGCAATGCGAGCAGAGCGCACTTCCAACAAGTTGACACGGCTCCTAAAAAGAACAGGACTATACCGAACCTGA
- a CDS encoding FadR/GntR family transcriptional regulator encodes MAEFREVRRSSLLPDRIAADIMAKIQDGELNPGDTLPTEHALAGTFGVSRNVVREAIARLRSDGVIESRQGRGAIVKPVSERETFRVDIRSLDKSGNLADLFELRGLLEIEAAGLAAMRRTGADLREMRAAVAILEGHKQFDEQRLEADAVFHRAIGKAAGNSYLFAIICYISSRLKETTRVTSDIYAKDDLVEITLGEHCRVLEAIEAGDRTGAREAMAAHVQGAASRLNVQVKLGARV; translated from the coding sequence ATGGCTGAGTTTCGGGAAGTGCGTCGGTCATCGCTGTTACCGGACCGCATCGCAGCAGACATCATGGCGAAAATTCAGGATGGTGAACTGAATCCCGGCGATACGTTGCCGACCGAACATGCACTCGCCGGAACCTTTGGCGTGAGCCGAAATGTGGTGCGCGAAGCCATTGCCAGGCTGCGGTCTGATGGCGTCATTGAATCGCGTCAGGGGCGTGGGGCCATTGTCAAACCTGTTTCGGAGCGCGAAACCTTCCGGGTCGATATCCGCTCACTCGACAAGTCCGGCAACCTTGCGGACCTGTTCGAGTTGCGTGGCCTCCTGGAAATCGAAGCTGCGGGACTTGCCGCGATGCGTCGCACAGGGGCAGATCTCAGGGAGATGCGGGCAGCAGTCGCCATTCTGGAAGGGCACAAGCAGTTCGACGAACAGCGGCTGGAAGCCGACGCCGTGTTTCACCGCGCAATCGGCAAGGCGGCCGGCAACTCCTATCTCTTCGCCATCATCTGCTACATCTCCTCCAGGCTGAAGGAAACCACGCGGGTGACATCCGACATCTACGCCAAGGACGACCTGGTGGAGATCACTTTGGGTGAACATTGCAGGGTGCTTGAGGCCATTGAGGCAGGTGACAGGACAGGCGCCCGGGAAGCCATGGCGGCTCATGTTCAGGGTGCTGCGTCCCGTCTCAATGTGCAGGTCAAGCTGGGCGCCAGAGTTTAG
- a CDS encoding response regulator transcription factor, whose translation MTDDRRDTVLVVDDSPETLGFVTEALKKTGVAVLVATSGETALNICNKVTPDTILMDAVMPGLDGFETCRQIKENPALQHVPVIFMTGLSETEHVVKALESGGVDFLTKPIDVDELKARIKVHLKNARSVQSAHVALDAAGRHLVAVSQEGTVLWSTPQIHNLLAKTGAAETSLFRLGRALGDWLDGPNSSGERRKSFMLGLSENLAVQLHPLGRVGPDENLFRVTAEDEAGQVQALQGSFELTQREAEVLIWIAKGKSNKDIGEILGLSPRTVNKHLEQIFVKLGVENRASAAVRAAEVIYAL comes from the coding sequence ATGACGGATGATCGTCGCGATACGGTCCTTGTGGTCGACGACAGCCCGGAAACGCTCGGCTTCGTCACCGAAGCCCTGAAAAAGACCGGCGTAGCCGTTCTGGTGGCGACCAGCGGCGAAACCGCTCTCAACATCTGCAACAAGGTGACACCGGATACGATCCTGATGGATGCGGTCATGCCCGGCCTCGACGGTTTTGAGACCTGCCGGCAGATCAAGGAAAACCCGGCGCTTCAGCATGTCCCGGTGATTTTCATGACCGGGCTGTCCGAAACGGAACATGTGGTAAAGGCGCTGGAATCCGGCGGGGTCGATTTCCTTACCAAGCCGATCGACGTCGACGAACTGAAGGCGCGGATCAAGGTGCATCTGAAGAATGCCCGGTCGGTTCAAAGCGCGCATGTGGCGCTGGATGCAGCCGGGCGCCATCTGGTGGCCGTGTCTCAGGAGGGGACAGTGCTTTGGTCGACACCGCAAATTCACAACCTGCTGGCAAAGACAGGGGCTGCCGAAACCAGTCTTTTCCGGCTGGGCCGAGCACTGGGGGACTGGCTGGACGGGCCGAATTCCTCCGGCGAGCGTCGCAAGAGTTTCATGCTCGGCTTATCTGAAAACCTGGCAGTGCAACTTCACCCGCTTGGCCGTGTCGGCCCGGACGAAAACCTGTTCCGTGTTACCGCTGAAGACGAAGCCGGGCAGGTCCAGGCGCTGCAGGGCAGCTTTGAACTGACACAGCGCGAGGCGGAAGTCCTGATCTGGATCGCCAAGGGCAAGTCCAACAAGGATATCGGCGAAATTCTGGGTCTGTCGCCGCGCACCGTGAACAAGCATCTGGAGCAGATCTTCGTCAAACTTGGTGTTGAGAACAGGGCTTCCGCTGCCGTTCGCGCAGCAGAGGTGATCTACGCGCTTTAG